A DNA window from Parabacteroides johnsonii DSM 18315 contains the following coding sequences:
- a CDS encoding PDDEXK nuclease domain-containing protein has translation MESDNNHNIDKRNFDAFVHAVGSEIEQAQVRLITAANAQMLFHYWKMGNYILYQQNLYGWGGKIINKLAQAIRFNYPEKKGYSVRNLSYMCQFAKAYPLSVLRKLIETDTKSTITSVQNITESVQELNNTVFTQEPLAQIQPADNKETTIMQEPLAQIPDVTGTISRICQIAIEDMERIFLSSPVARINWASHVVILNNPLLLGVRYWYMKQSVEMGWSSNVLKMQIESNLYDRQIKSNKVNNFTATLPAPQSDLANYLLKDPYIFDLAGAKEKADERDIEEQLVKHVTRYLLEMGNGFAFVARQKHFQIGDSDFFADLILYNIKLHAYVVVELKATPFKPEYAGQLNFYINVVDDKLRGENDNKTIGLLLCRGKDEVVAQYALAGYDQPIGISDYQLSKAVPENLKSALPSIEEVEEELTLFLDKDKNP, from the coding sequence ATGGAAAGTGACAATAATCATAATATAGACAAAAGGAATTTTGACGCTTTTGTCCATGCTGTCGGTTCGGAAATAGAACAGGCGCAAGTCCGTCTCATTACAGCTGCCAATGCCCAGATGTTGTTCCATTATTGGAAGATGGGTAACTATATCCTGTATCAGCAGAACTTATATGGCTGGGGAGGAAAAATTATCAATAAATTGGCTCAGGCTATCCGCTTCAACTATCCTGAGAAGAAAGGATATTCTGTCAGAAATTTATCCTATATGTGTCAGTTTGCAAAGGCTTATCCTTTAAGTGTATTGAGGAAACTCATAGAAACGGATACAAAGTCCACTATCACAAGTGTACAGAATATTACAGAATCAGTCCAGGAGTTAAACAATACTGTATTTACGCAAGAGCCTCTTGCGCAAATACAACCGGCAGACAATAAGGAAACTACAATTATGCAAGAACCTCTTGCACAAATTCCGGATGTTACCGGAACAATATCCAGAATTTGCCAAATAGCAATTGAAGATATGGAAAGAATATTCCTATCATCACCTGTTGCAAGGATAAATTGGGCAAGCCATGTGGTCATACTCAATAATCCGCTTCTATTGGGTGTAAGATACTGGTACATGAAACAATCGGTAGAAATGGGCTGGAGCAGTAATGTGTTGAAAATGCAGATTGAAAGCAATCTGTATGACAGACAAATCAAGAGTAACAAGGTAAACAACTTCACTGCCACACTTCCGGCACCTCAAAGCGATCTTGCCAATTATCTGTTAAAAGACCCGTATATCTTTGACTTGGCAGGAGCAAAGGAAAAGGCTGACGAAAGGGATATAGAAGAACAGTTGGTAAAGCATGTAACCCGTTACTTGCTGGAAATGGGTAACGGCTTTGCTTTTGTTGCCAGACAAAAACATTTCCAGATTGGGGACAGTGACTTTTTCGCCGACCTGATCCTATATAATATCAAGCTCCACGCCTATGTTGTCGTGGAATTGAAAGCAACGCCATTCAAACCGGAATATGCAGGGCAGTTAAATTTCTATATCAATGTTGTAGATGATAAACTGAGGGGAGAAAATGATAACAAGACCATCGGTCTTTTGCTGTGCAGGGGTAAGGATGAGGTCGTGGCACAATATGCCTTGGCTGGATATGACCAGCCGATAGGTATCAGCGACTATCAATTGAGCAAGGCAGTACCCGAAAATCTGAAATCTGCTCTACCGAGTATAGAAGAAGTGGAAGAAGAACTGACCTTATTCCTTGACAAGGACAAGAACCCATAA
- a CDS encoding AraC family transcriptional regulator, whose amino-acid sequence MEEMITPYELPEIENHSFFFIDQRIETHLEAKLHQHDAWELYYVICGHGTRMAGNTLQPFSAGDVALIPPSMHHCWEYTPLSADSKGRIHYLMVAFSHSFVMKCMEFFPELRNRLEGLTFPVNALKFGSNSSRIIRNTLLQMNDMDDLGRLCEMFRLLPFIFTSSDHILAGKPTQIERDVRRIQQICAYVMAHYVHTISLDEIAAEVGMNRSAFCSYFKRCKGMTFSQFVTQYRLNTACELLKHSQKQISEICFAVGFNDVPHFNRVFKESQGITPKEYRKRNAIRSEFR is encoded by the coding sequence ATGGAAGAAATGATTACCCCTTACGAATTGCCTGAAATAGAGAACCATTCATTCTTTTTCATAGACCAGCGGATAGAGACTCACTTAGAAGCCAAATTGCATCAGCATGATGCTTGGGAATTATATTATGTAATTTGCGGACATGGAACTCGAATGGCAGGAAATACGTTACAACCCTTTTCGGCAGGTGATGTGGCACTTATACCACCGTCTATGCACCATTGTTGGGAATACACTCCTTTATCAGCTGACAGTAAAGGGCGTATCCATTATCTAATGGTAGCTTTCAGCCACTCTTTTGTCATGAAGTGCATGGAGTTTTTCCCTGAATTACGAAATCGCCTGGAAGGTCTTACATTTCCCGTCAATGCATTAAAATTCGGATCGAATAGCTCTCGTATTATTCGTAATACACTATTACAAATGAACGACATGGATGATTTGGGACGATTATGCGAAATGTTCCGCCTACTACCTTTTATTTTTACTTCTTCCGATCATATTCTTGCCGGCAAACCCACACAAATAGAACGTGATGTGAGACGTATCCAGCAAATTTGCGCTTATGTAATGGCTCATTATGTTCATACCATCTCTTTAGACGAAATCGCCGCCGAAGTCGGTATGAACCGTTCTGCATTCTGTTCATACTTCAAACGATGTAAAGGAATGACATTTTCGCAATTTGTCACCCAATACCGCTTGAATACAGCTTGCGAACTTCTAAAACATTCGCAAAAACAAATATCGGAAATCTGTTTTGCAGTAGGATTTAATGATGTCCCACATTTTAACAGAGTTTTCAAAGAATCGCAAGGAATAACACCTAAAGAATATAGGAAACGAAATGCAATCCGTTCGGAATTTCGATAG
- a CDS encoding toprim domain-containing protein, whose product MDIQTAKQIRIADFLYSLGHSPVKQQGINLWYKSPLREETEPSFKVNIERNQWYDFAIGKGGNIIALAQELYCSDYVPYLLQKIEEQTPHIHPVSFSFGKQSFSEPSFQELDIVQLTSPALLAYLQERGINTALAKRECKEARFTHNGKRYFAIAFPNISGGYEIRNRYFKGCIAPKEISHIRQSGKPRSACYVFEGFMDYLSFLTLRLESCPQYPDFDRQDYMVLNSVTNVSKALYPLGSYERIHCFLDNDRAGMEALQQIRKEYDSTRHIRDASQIYCGCKDLNEYLQKRMADGKEQMQSVRKRNDTLSKKPKGFRL is encoded by the coding sequence ATGGATATACAAACAGCAAAACAAATCAGGATAGCGGATTTTCTGTACAGTTTGGGACATTCTCCCGTCAAGCAGCAAGGTATCAACCTGTGGTATAAATCCCCGTTACGGGAAGAGACAGAGCCCTCGTTCAAAGTGAATATCGAGCGCAACCAATGGTATGATTTTGCAATTGGTAAAGGTGGAAATATCATTGCACTGGCACAGGAACTTTACTGTTCCGACTATGTACCTTATCTTCTACAGAAAATCGAGGAACAGACACCACACATACATCCCGTGTCTTTCTCTTTTGGCAAGCAGTCATTTTCCGAACCGAGTTTTCAGGAGTTGGACATTGTACAGTTGACTTCTCCTGCCCTGCTTGCCTATCTACAGGAAAGAGGGATAAACACGGCACTGGCGAAAAGAGAATGTAAAGAAGCCCGTTTCACCCACAACGGCAAACGGTATTTCGCCATAGCCTTTCCAAACATATCTGGAGGTTATGAAATCCGCAACCGATATTTCAAGGGATGTATCGCACCAAAAGAAATATCCCATATCAGACAGTCAGGAAAGCCAAGGAGTGCATGTTACGTTTTTGAGGGATTTATGGACTACCTTTCCTTTCTTACCCTGCGGCTTGAAAGCTGTCCGCAATACCCCGATTTCGACAGGCAGGATTACATGGTGCTGAACTCTGTCACCAATGTTTCCAAGGCACTCTACCCATTGGGAAGTTATGAGCGCATCCACTGCTTTCTTGACAATGACCGTGCAGGAATGGAAGCCTTGCAGCAAATCCGCAAGGAATACGACAGCACCCGGCATATACGGGACGCTTCCCAAATCTACTGCGGATGCAAAGACCTGAACGAGTATTTGCAGAAGCGCATGGCTGATGGAAAAGAACAAATGCAATCCGTCAGAAAGAGAAATGACACGCTATCCAAGAAACCGAAAGGCTTCCGGTTATAG
- a CDS encoding site-specific integrase — MNIKRNIIFALESRKKNGVPIVENVPIRMRVIYASQRIEFTTGYRIDVAKWDADKQRVKNGCTNKLKQSASEINADLLKYYTEIQNVFKEFEVQEAMPTTQQLKDAFNLRMKDTSEDQEDVKISFWEIFDEFVKECGNQNNWTESTYEKFAAVKNHLKNFKEDLTFEYFNEFGLNEYVNFLRDKKDMRNSTIGKQMGFLKWFLRWSFKKDYHQNIAYDTFKPKLKTTPKKVIFLTWEELNRLKDYQIPKDKQYLERVRDVFLFCCFTSLRYSDVRNLKRSDVKSDHIEVTTVKTADSLSIELNKYSKAILEKYKDIHFENHMALPVISNQKMNDYLKELGELAEINEPIRETYYKGNERIDEVTPKYALLSTHAGRRTFICNALALGIPAQVVMKWTGHSDYKAMKPYIDIADDIKANAMNKFNQL, encoded by the coding sequence ATGAATATCAAACGAAACATCATTTTTGCATTGGAAAGCCGGAAAAAGAACGGTGTGCCAATCGTGGAGAATGTCCCCATCCGTATGCGTGTCATATACGCAAGCCAGCGCATTGAGTTTACAACGGGTTACCGCATTGATGTAGCCAAGTGGGATGCTGACAAGCAGCGAGTGAAGAACGGGTGTACCAACAAATTAAAGCAAAGTGCATCTGAAATCAATGCCGATCTGCTGAAATACTATACCGAAATTCAAAACGTATTCAAAGAATTTGAGGTACAGGAAGCCATGCCCACTACCCAACAATTAAAGGACGCATTCAACCTGCGAATGAAAGATACAAGTGAAGACCAGGAAGACGTAAAGATAAGTTTTTGGGAGATATTCGATGAATTTGTAAAAGAATGCGGCAATCAGAATAACTGGACTGAATCCACATACGAAAAGTTTGCAGCCGTAAAAAATCACCTTAAAAACTTCAAGGAAGATTTAACCTTTGAATATTTCAATGAGTTCGGACTGAACGAATATGTCAATTTCCTGCGTGACAAGAAAGATATGAGAAACAGTACCATCGGTAAACAAATGGGATTCCTCAAATGGTTCTTGCGATGGAGCTTCAAGAAAGACTATCACCAGAATATAGCATACGATACGTTCAAACCGAAATTGAAAACCACCCCCAAGAAAGTAATCTTTCTGACATGGGAAGAGTTGAACAGACTGAAAGACTATCAGATACCCAAGGACAAGCAGTATCTGGAACGTGTCCGGGATGTTTTCCTGTTCTGTTGCTTTACCAGTCTGCGTTATTCAGATGTTCGTAACCTAAAGAGAAGTGATGTCAAGTCCGACCATATAGAAGTCACCACCGTTAAAACGGCAGACAGTCTGAGTATTGAGCTGAACAAGTACAGTAAAGCCATACTTGAAAAATACAAGGACATCCATTTTGAAAACCACATGGCATTGCCTGTTATCAGCAATCAGAAAATGAATGATTATCTGAAAGAACTGGGAGAACTGGCAGAAATTAACGAACCTATACGTGAAACCTACTACAAAGGAAATGAACGTATAGATGAAGTTACACCGAAATACGCATTGCTCAGCACGCATGCAGGAAGAAGGACATTCATCTGTAATGCGCTGGCTCTAGGTATTCCTGCACAGGTTGTAATGAAATGGACAGGGCACAGTGATTACAAAGCCATGAAACCTTACATTGATATAGCCGATGATATTAAGGCTAATGCAATGAACAAGTTTAACCAACTATAA
- a CDS encoding pyridoxamine kinase: MENRDYQKRVAAIHDLSGFGKCSLTVALPILSAAGIEACAMPTAILSTHTGGISGYTYRDLTSDMRAFMQHWKSLDIQFDATYSGFLGSFEQLDLVKEFFELFRSKNNLILVDPVMADNGELYRIFQPEFAVGMRSLCKKADIIVPNLTEAALLLEESYHPGPYTQAYIEKILKKLSKLGPEKVVLTGVYFEEKKLGAATYDKGSDSTDYLFTERIPGSYHGTGDVFASALLSGLLNNFSLKDSTQIAVNFTADSIRRTYNAKTDYRFGVNFEQCIPDFLKELKLI; this comes from the coding sequence ATGGAAAATAGAGATTATCAAAAACGTGTAGCAGCCATACATGACTTGTCCGGATTCGGGAAATGCTCTTTAACAGTCGCTTTACCGATCCTTTCTGCCGCCGGAATAGAAGCGTGTGCCATGCCGACCGCCATATTATCGACTCATACAGGAGGAATCAGCGGATACACTTACCGCGACCTGACAAGCGACATGCGGGCTTTTATGCAGCACTGGAAATCACTCGACATACAATTCGATGCGACCTATAGCGGTTTCTTAGGTTCGTTCGAGCAACTGGATCTCGTCAAAGAGTTTTTCGAACTATTCAGATCAAAAAACAACCTGATCCTGGTAGATCCGGTAATGGCGGACAACGGCGAACTATACCGTATATTTCAGCCTGAATTTGCCGTAGGTATGCGATCTTTATGCAAAAAGGCGGACATCATTGTCCCTAACCTGACCGAAGCCGCCTTATTACTGGAAGAAAGTTACCACCCCGGTCCCTATACGCAGGCTTACATCGAAAAAATCTTAAAAAAGCTAAGTAAGCTCGGACCGGAAAAGGTCGTACTGACCGGTGTGTACTTCGAAGAAAAGAAATTGGGAGCTGCGACCTACGACAAAGGGAGTGATTCGACAGACTATCTATTTACCGAAAGGATACCAGGAAGTTATCACGGTACAGGTGATGTTTTTGCAAGTGCTCTGTTATCCGGCCTTCTGAATAACTTCAGCCTAAAGGATTCAACGCAAATAGCCGTAAACTTCACAGCCGACAGTATACGCCGGACATATAATGCAAAAACAGATTACCGCTTCGGTGTTAATTTTGAACAATGTATCCCCGACTTTCTAAAAGAACTCAAACTGATATAG
- a CDS encoding nitroreductase family protein — MDFYQVLEKRRTIRDFSDKEVTEEVLEKVLSTAFKAPTNDHLRQFEFVVVRGQENIARLISLVAENTQKIQQAGLEAAASTMDKDEYTMFVDALPKQQRMLMQSNCLVLPFFRQKDCPLCYPADQSSLNYFASAWCAVENILLAATAEGLSCAFRIPIGNEPEHVKHLVHAPEEYEFTCFLAIGYAAENAHICKQKEIRVMDRIHRNVW; from the coding sequence ATGGATTTCTATCAAGTATTGGAGAAAAGAAGAACTATCCGAGATTTTTCCGATAAGGAAGTAACGGAAGAAGTGTTGGAAAAGGTATTGTCAACAGCCTTTAAAGCTCCGACCAACGACCATTTGCGGCAGTTTGAGTTCGTCGTTGTAAGAGGACAGGAAAACATTGCCCGGCTTATTTCACTGGTGGCGGAAAACACTCAGAAAATTCAGCAGGCTGGACTTGAAGCTGCTGCAAGTACAATGGATAAGGACGAATATACTATGTTTGTCGATGCATTACCCAAACAACAACGTATGCTTATGCAAAGCAATTGTCTTGTTCTGCCATTCTTTCGCCAAAAGGATTGCCCTTTGTGTTATCCGGCAGATCAAAGTTCACTCAATTATTTCGCCTCGGCATGGTGTGCTGTGGAGAATATCCTGCTGGCTGCAACTGCAGAGGGATTATCATGTGCGTTCCGTATTCCCATAGGTAATGAACCCGAGCATGTGAAACACCTTGTTCATGCCCCTGAAGAATATGAGTTTACTTGTTTTCTTGCCATCGGCTATGCAGCAGAGAACGCACATATCTGTAAACAGAAAGAAATTAGAGTGATGGATAGAATTCACCGGAATGTCTGGTAA
- a CDS encoding DUF3853 family protein, producing MTNIQELLSKPVWQMTGEEFIMLSRHASGQPEAQPQPVTDTGRKYVYGILGIAKLFGCSLPTANRIKKSGKIDKAITQIGRKIIVDAELALELAGKKTGGRK from the coding sequence ATGACAAATATCCAAGAATTATTATCCAAACCCGTCTGGCAGATGACAGGCGAAGAGTTCATCATGTTAAGCAGGCACGCATCCGGTCAGCCGGAAGCGCAGCCGCAGCCCGTAACGGACACAGGCAGGAAGTATGTGTACGGAATACTCGGCATAGCCAAGCTGTTCGGGTGCAGCCTGCCTACCGCCAACCGCATAAAGAAAAGCGGAAAGATAGACAAGGCGATTACCCAGATAGGGCGCAAGATTATCGTAGATGCGGAATTGGCTCTTGAGCTTGCCGGGAAGAAAACAGGAGGACGGAAATAA
- a CDS encoding DUF418 domain-containing protein, producing MELSASKTPRIEVVDALRGFAVMAIILVHNLEHFIFPVYPTEQPAWLAVLNDGVFNIIFSLFAGKAYAIFALLFGFTFYIQCHNQEKKGKDFGYRFLWRLVLLLGFATLNAAFFPAGDVLLLFAVVGLVLFLVRKWNDKAILITAIILLIQPIEWYHYIMSLFNPTHTLPNLGVGEMYGEVAEYTKAGNFWDFIWGNITLGQKASLYWAIGAGRFLQTAGLFLLGFYIGRKELFVTTESHLRFWVKVLIIAAICFAPLYSLKEQIMAGDNVLIKQTVGTAFDMWQKFAFTFVLVSSFVILYQKEYFRKAVSALRFYGKMSLTNYIAQSIMGAIIYFPFGLYLAPYCGYTISLLIGFVLFLLQVSFCKWWLTNHKQGPLESIWHKWTWMFSNNK from the coding sequence ATGGAACTATCAGCAAGTAAAACCCCACGTATTGAAGTGGTCGATGCGCTAAGAGGATTCGCCGTCATGGCAATTATTTTAGTGCACAATCTGGAACATTTTATTTTCCCTGTCTATCCAACAGAACAACCAGCATGGCTGGCTGTCCTCAACGACGGAGTGTTTAACATCATATTCTCCCTGTTTGCAGGAAAAGCGTATGCCATTTTTGCTCTTCTGTTCGGATTTACATTCTACATCCAATGTCATAATCAGGAAAAGAAAGGAAAAGACTTCGGCTACCGCTTTTTATGGCGACTGGTTCTGCTACTCGGTTTCGCCACATTGAACGCCGCTTTTTTCCCAGCCGGAGACGTACTGTTGTTATTTGCCGTAGTAGGCCTGGTTTTATTTCTGGTTCGCAAATGGAATGACAAAGCGATCTTAATCACAGCTATTATATTATTAATCCAACCGATAGAATGGTATCACTACATCATGAGCCTGTTCAATCCGACCCATACACTGCCGAACCTCGGTGTAGGCGAGATGTATGGTGAAGTCGCCGAATATACCAAAGCAGGAAATTTCTGGGATTTCATCTGGGGAAATATCACGTTAGGACAAAAAGCAAGCTTATACTGGGCTATCGGAGCCGGACGTTTTCTGCAAACGGCAGGCTTATTCTTGTTAGGATTTTATATCGGTAGAAAAGAGCTATTCGTTACAACCGAATCACACCTGCGTTTTTGGGTAAAGGTTCTTATTATTGCTGCAATCTGTTTCGCCCCCTTGTATTCTTTAAAGGAACAGATCATGGCAGGCGACAATGTCCTGATCAAGCAAACTGTAGGGACAGCTTTCGACATGTGGCAGAAATTTGCGTTTACATTCGTCCTCGTTTCCTCGTTTGTGATCTTGTACCAGAAAGAATACTTCAGGAAAGCTGTTTCTGCTCTACGCTTTTATGGAAAGATGAGCCTGACCAACTATATCGCACAATCGATCATGGGAGCGATCATCTATTTCCCGTTCGGGCTATATTTAGCTCCTTATTGCGGCTATACAATAAGTTTACTAATCGGGTTCGTCCTCTTCCTGTTACAAGTTTCGTTCTGCAAATGGTGGCTGACAAATCACAAACAAGGTCCCTTGGAAAGCATCTGGCATAAATGGACTTGGATGTTCTCAAACAATAAATAA
- a CDS encoding AAA family ATPase codes for MDYMKEIKEISAEQAIILWQASRLSLSKIYEKAPEILKVQGSVIGTLGNFSASIGKAKSKKTFNVSAIVAAALKNGTVLRYVAELPEDKRKILYVDTEQSHYHCLKVMKRILRLAGLPDDRDNEHLEFLALRKYTPEQRIRIVEQAIYNTPDIGLVIIDGIRDMVYDINSPGESTRIISKLMQWTDDRQIHIHTILHQNKGDENARGHIGTELNNKAETVLLVEKDKSNGDISNVSAMHIRAMDFEPFAFRINDNALPELIEGYRPEAKKPGRPEEEKFDPYRHITEQQHRIALEAAFGLKEEYGYKDLETALVKAYMSVGVKLNHQKAVSLIIMLRNKRMIVQENGRKYTFKPDFHY; via the coding sequence ATGGACTATATGAAAGAAATAAAGGAGATTTCGGCAGAACAGGCAATAATCCTTTGGCAAGCTTCACGCCTGAGCCTGTCGAAAATCTACGAGAAAGCACCTGAGATTCTAAAAGTGCAAGGTTCGGTCATTGGTACACTGGGCAATTTCAGTGCATCCATCGGCAAAGCCAAGAGTAAAAAGACTTTCAATGTATCGGCTATCGTAGCCGCCGCATTGAAAAACGGTACGGTACTGCGGTATGTGGCAGAACTTCCGGAAGATAAAAGGAAGATTCTTTATGTGGACACAGAACAAAGCCATTATCACTGTCTGAAAGTCATGAAACGTATTTTACGGCTGGCCGGTCTTCCTGATGACAGGGACAATGAACATCTGGAGTTTCTCGCTTTGAGGAAATACACGCCCGAGCAGCGCATCAGGATTGTCGAACAGGCTATCTATAATACACCGGACATAGGGCTTGTAATCATAGACGGCATCCGTGATATGGTATATGACATCAACAGTCCGGGAGAATCGACACGCATCATATCCAAACTGATGCAGTGGACGGATGACAGGCAGATACACATCCATACGATACTCCACCAGAACAAAGGCGATGAAAACGCAAGAGGGCATATCGGTACGGAGCTGAACAACAAGGCGGAAACCGTTCTGCTGGTGGAAAAGGACAAGAGCAACGGGGATATAAGCAATGTTTCAGCCATGCACATCCGTGCAATGGATTTCGAGCCTTTCGCTTTCCGTATCAACGACAATGCATTGCCTGAACTCATAGAGGGGTACAGACCCGAAGCGAAGAAACCGGGAAGACCGGAAGAGGAAAAGTTCGACCCTTACAGGCATATTACCGAACAACAGCACCGCATAGCACTGGAAGCGGCTTTCGGGCTAAAAGAGGAATACGGCTACAAGGATCTGGAAACCGCCTTAGTCAAGGCATATATGTCGGTAGGTGTAAAACTGAACCATCAAAAGGCGGTATCACTTATCATCATGCTCCGGAACAAACGGATGATAGTACAGGAGAACGGCAGGAAATACACGTTCAAGCCGGACTTTCACTATTAG
- a CDS encoding mobilization protein: protein MATKSSIHIKPCRVTSSGAHNRRTAEYMRNIGKSQIYIVPELTAGNEQWINPGFGNPDLQAHYDYIKRMVKEKTGRAMQEKERERKGKNGKITKVAGCSPIREGVLLIRPDTTLADVRKFGEECRRRWGITPLQIFLHKDEGHWLSGQPEAEDRESFKVGNRWFKPNYHAHVVFDWMNHETGKSRKLNDEDMATMQTLASDILLMERGQAKAVTGKEHLERNDFIIEKQKAELQRIEETKRHKEQQVSLAEQELKQVKAEIRTDKLKKTATNAATAIASGVGSLFGSGKLKELEHHIEQLHQEITKRDKATDELKIQIQQIQEQHSRQIRNLQRIHNQELEAKDKEISRLSTLLEKAHKWFPMFKEMLRMEKLCAVIGFTKDMIENLLTKKESIQCSGKIYSEEHRWKFDIKNDIFRVEKHPMDSGKLMLTINRQPIVQWFKEQWEKLQQNLRNSVQREQKSRGFRI, encoded by the coding sequence ATGGCAACAAAATCAAGCATACATATCAAGCCCTGCAGAGTCACATCAAGTGGGGCTCATAACCGGAGAACTGCCGAGTACATGCGCAATATCGGCAAGTCTCAAATCTACATCGTGCCCGAACTGACTGCCGGTAACGAGCAGTGGATAAACCCGGGCTTCGGTAATCCCGATCTGCAGGCGCACTATGACTACATCAAGCGGATGGTCAAGGAAAAGACAGGCCGTGCGATGCAGGAGAAGGAGCGTGAACGCAAAGGCAAGAACGGGAAAATTACCAAGGTGGCTGGATGCTCGCCAATCCGTGAGGGCGTGTTGCTCATCAGACCGGACACGACACTGGCAGATGTTCGCAAGTTTGGCGAGGAGTGCCGGAGACGCTGGGGCATCACTCCCCTCCAGATCTTCCTGCACAAGGACGAGGGACATTGGCTTAGCGGTCAGCCGGAAGCGGAAGACAGGGAGAGTTTCAAAGTCGGTAACAGATGGTTCAAACCAAATTATCATGCTCATGTCGTATTCGACTGGATGAACCATGAAACTGGAAAGAGCCGAAAGCTCAATGACGAGGATATGGCAACCATGCAGACCCTTGCTTCCGATATTCTCCTGATGGAACGTGGACAGGCAAAAGCTGTCACAGGTAAAGAGCATCTGGAACGAAATGATTTCATCATTGAGAAGCAGAAAGCCGAACTGCAACGTATAGAGGAAACCAAGCGACACAAGGAACAACAAGTAAGCCTTGCCGAACAGGAACTCAAACAGGTAAAAGCAGAGATACGCACGGACAAACTAAAGAAAACAGCCACCAATGCTGCTACCGCCATAGCAAGCGGTGTAGGTTCTCTTTTCGGAAGCGGTAAGCTGAAAGAACTGGAACATCACATCGAGCAGCTACATCAGGAAATTACCAAACGGGACAAAGCTACTGATGAATTAAAAATTCAGATACAACAAATACAGGAACAGCATAGCAGACAAATTCGTAATCTTCAAAGAATACATAATCAAGAACTTGAAGCCAAAGACAAGGAAATATCACGATTGAGCACCTTGCTTGAAAAAGCCCACAAATGGTTTCCCATGTTCAAAGAGATGTTGAGAATGGAAAAATTATGCGCTGTTATCGGGTTTACCAAAGACATGATAGAAAACCTCTTGACAAAGAAAGAATCCATACAATGTAGTGGCAAAATTTATTCCGAAGAACACAGGTGGAAATTTGACATCAAGAATGATATTTTTAGGGTTGAGAAACATCCGATGGATAGTGGTAAGCTTATGCTGACCATAAACCGACAACCCATAGTACAATGGTTTAAGGAACAATGGGAAAAGTTACAGCAGAATCTACGTAACTCGGTGCAGAGAGAGCAAAAATCCAGAGGATTTAGAATATAG